The Corynebacterium glaucum genome includes a region encoding these proteins:
- a CDS encoding heavy metal-responsive transcriptional regulator, translating into MWIGELAERAGTTAKTLRFYEEQGLLPPTERTPSGYRDYAPETVARIDFIHRGQAAGLTLAQIRQILDIRDGGHAPCEHVRDLLDVRLAEIEQQIAQLSVLRDTIADLSQDAAHPDPETCSTDQVCRYL; encoded by the coding sequence ATGTGGATCGGAGAACTCGCCGAGAGGGCGGGCACTACCGCGAAGACCCTTCGCTTCTACGAGGAACAGGGCCTTCTGCCCCCGACCGAGCGCACGCCGTCCGGATACCGCGACTACGCGCCCGAGACGGTCGCTCGGATCGACTTCATCCACCGCGGCCAGGCCGCGGGCCTCACCCTCGCCCAGATCCGCCAGATCCTCGACATCCGCGACGGCGGCCATGCGCCCTGCGAGCACGTGCGCGACCTGCTTGACGTGCGCCTCGCTGAGATCGAGCAGCAGATCGCGCAGCTCTCCGTGCTGCGCGACACTATCGCGGACCTTAGCCAGGACGCCGCGCACCCGGATCCTGAAACGTGCAGCACCGATCAAGTGTGTAGGTACTTGTAG
- a CDS encoding multicopper oxidase family protein, with the protein MTNAFSRRQFLLGGLVLAGTGALAACTSDPGPAASAPGPSLRPTPTPTALGEPTVRRTLTARPLSLDIGGIEANTWGYVSDTGDAAIEATAGDVLQVDITNELPESTSIHWHGIALHNAADGVPGMTQDPIEPGESFSYVFEVPHGGTYFYHSHTGLQLDRGLHAPLIIRDPQDAEDQDVEWTIVLDDWVDGIQGTPDDELDKLTGMGSGDHNGRMGMGGHGQMMHGTPDRVLGGDAGDVMYPHYLINGRIPRAHRTFEARPGDKARLRFINSGGDTIFKVALGGHRMTVTHTDGFPVQPRETESIYLSMGERVDVEVILGDGIFPLTALAVGKDDRAFAVIRTAGGQAPRPDVDFPELSSTGLLLSSLKPADRALLPEGTPDREVSIDLGGQMMPYEWSILTDGQSSSATVQESQRLRMVMRNRTMMPHPMHIHGHTWALPGSGGLRKDTVLLRHGETMIADLIADNPGEWAFHCHNAYHMETGMLSSLRYE; encoded by the coding sequence ATGACGAACGCGTTTTCCCGACGACAGTTTCTGCTCGGCGGGCTCGTCCTCGCCGGCACCGGCGCCCTGGCCGCCTGCACCAGCGACCCTGGACCCGCTGCCTCGGCACCAGGTCCCTCCCTTCGCCCCACTCCCACCCCCACTGCGCTCGGTGAGCCGACGGTGCGCCGGACACTGACCGCCCGGCCCCTCTCCCTGGATATCGGCGGCATCGAAGCCAACACGTGGGGATACGTCTCTGACACCGGGGATGCGGCCATTGAGGCCACCGCCGGCGACGTCCTGCAGGTCGATATCACCAATGAACTGCCTGAGAGCACCTCCATCCACTGGCACGGCATCGCACTCCACAACGCAGCCGACGGTGTGCCCGGCATGACCCAGGACCCCATTGAACCTGGCGAGTCTTTCTCCTATGTTTTTGAAGTCCCCCACGGTGGCACCTACTTCTACCATTCCCACACCGGCCTGCAGCTTGATCGCGGCCTCCACGCCCCTCTGATCATCCGTGACCCGCAAGACGCTGAGGACCAGGACGTCGAGTGGACCATCGTGCTCGACGACTGGGTCGATGGCATTCAGGGCACTCCCGACGATGAGCTCGACAAGCTCACCGGAATGGGTTCGGGCGACCATAACGGGAGGATGGGAATGGGAGGTCACGGCCAGATGATGCACGGCACCCCGGACCGGGTACTGGGCGGGGATGCCGGCGATGTGATGTATCCGCACTACCTCATCAACGGACGTATCCCCCGTGCTCACCGGACCTTCGAGGCTCGCCCGGGCGACAAGGCCCGCCTGCGGTTTATCAACTCCGGCGGTGACACCATCTTCAAGGTGGCCCTCGGTGGTCACCGCATGACCGTCACCCACACCGACGGCTTCCCTGTCCAGCCCAGGGAGACCGAATCGATCTACCTGTCGATGGGCGAGCGTGTCGACGTCGAGGTCATCCTCGGCGACGGCATATTCCCGCTCACGGCTTTGGCGGTGGGTAAGGACGACCGCGCCTTCGCCGTCATCCGCACCGCCGGCGGCCAGGCCCCCCGCCCCGATGTCGACTTCCCCGAGTTGTCGTCCACCGGACTGCTTCTGTCCTCCCTAAAGCCAGCAGACCGTGCACTCCTGCCCGAGGGCACACCAGACCGAGAAGTCAGCATCGACCTGGGCGGGCAGATGATGCCGTATGAATGGAGCATTCTCACCGACGGCCAATCCTCCTCCGCAACCGTGCAGGAGAGCCAGCGCCTGCGGATGGTCATGCGCAACAGGACCATGATGCCCCATCCCATGCACATCCACGGCCACACATGGGCGCTGCCCGGCAGCGGCGGGCTACGCAAGGACACCGTCCTTCTCCGCCACGGTGAAACCATGATCGCCGACCTGATCGCTGACAACCCCGGTGAGTGGGCATTTCACTGCCACAACGCCTATCACATGGAAACCGGGATGCTCAGCTCGCTTCGCTACGAGTAA
- a CDS encoding CueP family metal-binding protein: MKRAAIAAAALALALTGCSAADPEPTADGTVSQDTFLTTHGLADMDAVEIIDHLDRQKVAERPTDLIASVRADELLLSSGDQEVVVDLPDNQTYVSIAPYLTSTHDCFYHSLTTCLGELSNEDIQVTITDEATGEVLVDEATTTFDNGFIGFWLPDDVTGLIEVSYQGRTGTTEFSTTDDGATCVTDLRLT; encoded by the coding sequence GTGAAACGAGCAGCGATCGCAGCCGCCGCCCTTGCCCTCGCCCTCACGGGGTGTTCGGCCGCCGACCCGGAACCCACGGCCGACGGGACGGTGTCCCAGGATACATTCCTGACTACCCATGGCCTGGCCGACATGGACGCGGTGGAGATCATTGATCACCTCGACCGGCAGAAGGTCGCTGAGCGTCCCACGGATCTGATCGCCTCAGTGCGTGCCGATGAGCTGCTGCTCTCGAGCGGTGACCAGGAAGTCGTGGTCGATCTTCCCGACAATCAGACGTATGTCTCGATCGCACCCTATCTCACCTCCACCCACGACTGCTTTTACCACAGCCTCACGACCTGCCTGGGGGAACTCAGCAATGAGGACATCCAGGTCACGATCACCGATGAGGCGACCGGTGAGGTGCTGGTGGACGAGGCGACAACCACCTTCGACAACGGGTTTATTGGCTTCTGGCTTCCCGATGATGTCACCGGCCTGATTGAGGTCAGCTACCAGGGGCGTACCGGCACCACGGAGTTTTCCACCACCGACGACGGTGCCACCTGTGTCACAGACCTGCGCCTGACGTGA
- a CDS encoding response regulator transcription factor, with protein sequence MADRTPTTATPPGRVLVVDDEQPLAQMVASYLIRAGFDTRQAHTGTQAVDEARRFSPDVVVLDLGLPELDGLEVCRRIRTFSDCYILMLTARGSEDDKISGLTLGADDYITKPFSIRELVTRVHSVLRRPRTSITPPQVTTPLIVGDLILDPVAHQVRVGETTVELTRTEFELLVALALRPGQVLTRHDLVTEVWDTTWVGDERIVDVHIGNLRRKLGTDTRGRGFIDTVRGVGYRVGQP encoded by the coding sequence ATGGCTGACCGCACACCGACCACCGCCACGCCCCCGGGGCGGGTGCTGGTCGTCGATGATGAACAACCCCTGGCTCAGATGGTGGCCTCCTACCTCATCCGGGCCGGCTTCGATACCCGCCAGGCGCACACCGGCACCCAGGCCGTGGACGAGGCCCGTCGCTTTTCCCCCGATGTTGTGGTGCTGGATCTGGGGCTGCCCGAACTCGACGGCCTGGAGGTGTGCCGACGGATCCGCACCTTCTCGGACTGCTACATCCTCATGCTCACCGCGCGTGGCAGCGAGGACGACAAGATCAGCGGTTTGACCCTGGGGGCGGATGACTACATCACCAAACCTTTTAGCATCCGGGAACTGGTGACCCGGGTGCATTCGGTGCTGCGCCGCCCGCGCACCAGCATCACCCCACCGCAGGTGACCACCCCCTTGATCGTTGGTGACCTCATCCTTGACCCCGTCGCCCATCAGGTGCGGGTGGGGGAGACGACCGTGGAGCTCACCCGCACGGAGTTCGAGCTGCTGGTTGCCCTGGCCCTGCGCCCCGGCCAGGTGCTGACCCGCCACGACCTGGTCACCGAGGTCTGGGACACCACCTGGGTCGGTGATGAACGCATCGTCGATGTCCACATCGGCAACTTGCGTCGCAAGCTCGGCACCGACACCCGGGGCCGGGGGTTTATCGACACCGTGCGTGGCGTGGGCTACCGGGTGGGGCAGCCATGA
- a CDS encoding sensor histidine kinase, giving the protein MNHGPGLTFRFLAAQVLVAVISLLVAAAVATMVGPTLFHDHMLMTGQENPSLELFHAGQAYRDANLITLAVALPTALISALLASLWLSRRLRIPLQDLTRAATGLAAGNYRIRVPAGEAGPEVTTLAHAFNTMADRLEHTEQVRRQMLSDLAHEMGTPLSVLTVYLDGLQDGVVDWNNATHTIMADQLTRLTRLMEDIDDVSRAQEHRIDLDLAEEGLGDLLHTAAAAAGEAYADKGVDLQVETITDTARVLVDRQRFGQVMSNLLSNALRHTPAGGLVRISVHRQGASTALIHVADDGEGIPPGQLEHIFERFYRGDAARSRDNGGAGIGLTISKALIEAHGGTLTATSPGPGRGAVFALRLPLSPPDSEEAAR; this is encoded by the coding sequence ATGAATCACGGACCCGGCCTGACCTTCCGCTTCCTGGCCGCCCAGGTGTTGGTCGCGGTGATTAGCCTGCTGGTGGCCGCGGCCGTGGCCACGATGGTGGGCCCGACCCTGTTCCATGATCATATGTTGATGACCGGCCAGGAGAACCCCTCGCTGGAGCTGTTCCATGCCGGGCAGGCCTACCGGGACGCCAACCTGATCACCCTGGCCGTCGCCCTGCCCACCGCCTTGATCAGCGCCCTGCTGGCCAGCCTGTGGTTATCGCGTCGCCTGCGCATCCCCCTGCAGGATCTCACCCGCGCCGCTACCGGCCTGGCGGCCGGCAACTATCGTATCCGTGTGCCCGCCGGAGAAGCAGGCCCCGAGGTCACCACCCTGGCGCATGCCTTCAACACCATGGCCGACCGGCTGGAACACACCGAACAGGTCCGCCGCCAGATGCTCTCTGATCTGGCCCACGAAATGGGCACCCCCTTATCGGTGCTCACGGTCTACCTCGATGGTCTCCAGGACGGGGTCGTGGACTGGAATAATGCCACCCACACGATCATGGCTGACCAACTCACCCGCCTGACCCGGTTGATGGAAGACATCGACGATGTCTCCCGGGCCCAGGAACACCGGATCGATTTGGACCTGGCGGAGGAAGGGCTCGGGGATCTGCTCCATACCGCCGCTGCTGCCGCGGGGGAAGCTTATGCTGACAAAGGCGTCGATTTACAGGTCGAGACCATTACGGACACCGCCCGGGTGCTCGTGGACCGGCAACGCTTCGGCCAGGTGATGAGCAATCTCCTGTCGAACGCGCTACGGCACACCCCAGCCGGCGGGCTGGTCCGGATCAGCGTCCACCGACAGGGGGCGTCCACCGCGCTCATCCACGTCGCCGATGACGGCGAGGGCATCCCACCTGGCCAGCTCGAACACATCTTTGAACGCTTCTACCGGGGGGATGCCGCCCGCAGCCGGGACAACGGCGGGGCCGGTATCGGTCTGACCATCTCCAAGGCATTGATCGAGGCCCACGGCGGCACTCTCACCGCCACCTCCCCCGGACCCGGTCGCGGAGCGGTGTTTGCCCTCCGCCTCCCGCTGTCCCCTCCCGACAGTGAGGAGGCTGCTCGGTGA
- a CDS encoding heavy-metal-associated domain-containing protein produces MITSPPRLLPMASHGCSCCGPASRADTASIPAASDSSAGGASPSYQVTGLTCGHCAKSVTQALQALPQVDDVQIDLAAGGVSTVTVTGAVPPEMVRRAIEEAGYTVLS; encoded by the coding sequence ATGATCACCTCCCCGCCCCGCCTCTTGCCGATGGCCTCCCACGGCTGCAGCTGTTGCGGACCTGCCTCACGTGCCGACACCGCCTCCATCCCTGCCGCCAGCGACTCGTCAGCAGGAGGGGCCTCCCCTAGCTACCAGGTCACCGGCCTTACCTGCGGGCACTGCGCGAAAAGCGTGACCCAGGCCCTTCAGGCCCTCCCCCAGGTCGACGACGTCCAGATTGATCTCGCTGCTGGTGGTGTTTCCACCGTCACGGTCACCGGTGCCGTACCTCCGGAGATGGTTCGTCGGGCCATCGAGGAGGCCGGCTACACCGTCTTATCCTGA